A genomic segment from Nitrospira sp. encodes:
- a CDS encoding ATP-dependent RNA helicase RhlE, producing MQTTPLTSFDTLGVSPTLLRNLAKAGFAEPTAIQAQAIPHALAGRDVLGCAQTGTGKTAAFVIPMLERLSGVPKGQPRALILAPTRELAIQIQATIDTLGRDLQLFATTVVGGADMQAQVRGLRQRPDIIVATPGRLLDHMWNGTISLLAMSILVLDEADRMLDMGFAPQINQILDAMPEERQTLLFSATMPTDLARLAQASVKDPVRVMVTKPATTADGVSQAVHHTTHDHKNSLLMSLLQSESDTVLVFARTKHRADRLGRMIDTAGHRVAVLHGGRTLPQRRAALEGFRRGTFRVLVATDIAARGIDVANIAHVINYDVPNCPEDYVHRIGRTARMRATGRATTFVTAEDQDQLRAIERLLGQPVPRADGGSVSMGTATKSDGHVPRHEPVRRRRRGGASQGWSQSGDGGSRESNGGIKNGSDPGPVS from the coding sequence CCTGGCCAAGGCTGGTTTTGCGGAACCGACGGCCATTCAAGCACAAGCCATTCCCCATGCGCTCGCCGGCCGAGATGTATTGGGCTGCGCTCAGACTGGAACCGGGAAGACTGCGGCTTTTGTGATTCCCATGTTGGAACGGTTGAGTGGGGTACCGAAAGGCCAGCCGCGCGCACTTATCCTTGCGCCGACCCGCGAGTTAGCCATTCAAATTCAAGCCACGATAGACACCCTGGGACGCGATCTGCAATTGTTTGCGACCACGGTCGTAGGCGGAGCCGATATGCAGGCTCAAGTCAGGGGCTTGCGACAGCGTCCCGACATCATCGTTGCAACGCCGGGACGGTTGCTCGATCATATGTGGAACGGGACGATCAGCTTGCTGGCGATGTCCATCTTGGTCCTCGACGAGGCCGACCGGATGTTGGATATGGGGTTTGCCCCGCAAATCAACCAGATTCTCGATGCCATGCCGGAAGAGCGTCAGACCCTGTTGTTTTCCGCCACGATGCCCACCGATCTTGCCCGGTTGGCGCAGGCCAGTGTAAAAGATCCGGTGCGGGTCATGGTCACCAAGCCGGCGACGACCGCCGATGGTGTGTCGCAAGCCGTACACCACACGACGCATGATCATAAGAACTCGCTGTTGATGTCGCTCCTTCAGTCCGAGTCCGATACCGTGCTGGTCTTTGCCAGGACGAAACATCGAGCAGATCGATTGGGCCGTATGATCGATACGGCCGGCCATCGGGTGGCGGTGCTGCATGGAGGGCGTACGTTGCCGCAACGTCGTGCGGCCTTGGAAGGATTTCGACGGGGGACCTTTCGGGTGTTGGTTGCAACCGATATCGCGGCACGGGGAATCGATGTGGCGAACATCGCTCACGTGATCAATTACGATGTGCCGAATTGTCCGGAGGATTATGTCCATCGGATCGGCCGGACGGCCCGCATGCGAGCGACCGGCCGCGCCACGACGTTTGTGACCGCCGAAGATCAGGACCAATTGCGAGCAATCGAACGATTGCTGGGGCAGCCGGTGCCTCGCGCGGATGGCGGTTCGGTTTCGATGGGCACGGCGACCAAATCCGATGGGCATGTGCCGCGCCATGAACCGGTGCGGCGACGCCGGCGAGGTGGAGCGTCGCAGGGGTGGAGTCAGAGCGGCGATGGGGGTTCGCGGGAATCGAACGGAGGAATCAAGAACGGCAGTGATCCAGGTCCGGTGTCGTAA